A portion of the Acidisarcina polymorpha genome contains these proteins:
- a CDS encoding adenine phosphoribosyltransferase: MPLPPIDCEPLKALVRTVPDFPKPGILFYDITTLLKDRKGFAEMIDAFAQHYIGSDVDLVLGIEARGFIFGPALAYRLNAGFVPVRKPRKLPAPTAKVTYDLEYGSDSLEIHVDAIEPGQKVILVDDLLATGGTMEATIKLVQQLGGEIAGLAFAVELDFLRGREKFAHYDVFSLLHYDE; the protein is encoded by the coding sequence ATGCCTCTTCCCCCCATTGATTGCGAGCCGCTGAAGGCCCTTGTCCGCACCGTTCCTGATTTCCCCAAACCAGGCATCCTCTTTTACGACATCACTACGCTGCTGAAAGATCGCAAAGGCTTCGCCGAGATGATCGACGCGTTTGCGCAACACTACATCGGCTCAGACGTCGATCTGGTACTAGGAATTGAGGCTCGGGGCTTCATCTTCGGCCCGGCGCTTGCCTATCGCCTGAATGCCGGATTCGTGCCCGTCCGCAAGCCGCGCAAGCTCCCCGCTCCCACCGCCAAGGTTACTTATGACCTTGAATATGGCAGTGATTCGCTGGAAATCCACGTGGATGCCATCGAACCGGGGCAGAAGGTCATTCTCGTCGATGACCTGCTCGCCACCGGCGGTACCATGGAGGCGACAATCAAGCTTGTCCAACAGCTTGGCGGCGAGATCGCGGGGCTGGCTTTTGCCGTCGAACTTGATTTCCTTAGGGGACGAGAGAAGTTTGCACATTACGACGTCTTCAGCCTGCTTCACTACGACGAATAA
- a CDS encoding acylphosphatase, with protein sequence MLARQQARTFARESTGPLRYKKHKSGWVAPHFIICNTDLEAMVHHYLVKGRVQGVGFRWFVHREAAELNLRGWVRNTEDGHVEIVAAGEPKNLELLQQALRKGSRGSRVDAVLRQELAETEAEGFGPFHIEGAW encoded by the coding sequence TTGCTCGCGCGACAGCAGGCGAGAACTTTTGCACGGGAATCCACCGGGCCCTTACGTTACAAAAAGCACAAATCCGGCTGGGTTGCGCCCCACTTCATCATCTGCAACACTGACCTAGAAGCAATGGTCCACCATTACCTAGTCAAGGGCCGCGTTCAAGGAGTAGGTTTCCGCTGGTTTGTCCATCGCGAGGCCGCGGAACTCAACTTGCGAGGCTGGGTGCGCAACACTGAAGATGGCCATGTCGAGATCGTGGCCGCCGGAGAGCCAAAGAACCTTGAACTGCTACAACAGGCGCTCCGGAAGGGCTCGAGAGGCAGTCGGGTCGACGCTGTATTGCGGCAGGAATTAGCGGAGACCGAGGCTGAAGGTTTCGGGCCGTTTCACATCGAAGGAGCTTGGTAG
- a CDS encoding alpha-amylase family glycosyl hydrolase, with protein sequence MTKCFLSLVFLLLVRNSIWAQQPVDYRSRTIYFAVTDRFNPQHPFHPYIDPEYPDATNTSDCFTTSCPQEDQWRKYWGGDIQGVKEKLNYLDQLGVSAVWLTPLMENVRAYEGGTGYGTGYHGYWVQNYDKVNAHFGDWDDVSSLGSHLRAHGMRYMQDITLNHSNPYDNHVFGRLFQGENDEILVKTYQDDFDKQNGVRAYKHYQDTQQCKDAEKKSDADWSYWQLHHCLLADLSGYNQHDIRIADYLIDAGKIWMDHGVQDFRLDAVKFPFPDFISKFTHEMIEHAGDINRRTPPYIVGEWSGGGVGDQRSLAFANDYDYFRTNILDFTLSLALNRFIGGSYEYSSEVFDGVMLNDLLKERVTAFEGRDTWQGTFIDNHDQIRTMVRLDKIGICSEAERERRMDLATVLLMTVRGIPIIYYGDEQYLANYDLYEQNGHSYSKESINAFGDDPFNRPGMKSWEEDTSAFQIIKILAALRKASPAIWKGAYIPLYASADVLVFERKEQNDCVLVAVNRGGAKDITVPSGCGLAPGRQYGLLERANKNNQKSYVDINSGSSYIHLGELSSLVLSSK encoded by the coding sequence GTGACGAAGTGCTTCTTATCGCTCGTTTTTCTTTTGCTCGTGCGGAACTCGATTTGGGCGCAGCAACCAGTCGACTACCGCTCGCGCACGATTTACTTCGCGGTCACCGACCGTTTCAACCCCCAACATCCTTTCCATCCGTACATCGATCCGGAATACCCAGACGCCACAAATACCTCTGATTGCTTCACTACGAGCTGTCCGCAAGAAGATCAATGGCGGAAATACTGGGGCGGTGACATTCAAGGTGTGAAAGAAAAGCTTAATTATCTCGACCAGCTCGGGGTCTCGGCGGTCTGGCTGACGCCCTTGATGGAGAATGTTCGCGCCTATGAAGGAGGAACCGGGTATGGTACCGGATACCACGGCTACTGGGTGCAGAATTATGACAAAGTCAATGCGCATTTCGGAGACTGGGACGACGTGAGTTCACTGGGTTCGCACTTGCGAGCCCATGGCATGCGCTATATGCAGGACATTACCCTGAACCACTCCAACCCGTACGACAATCACGTTTTTGGGAGGCTCTTTCAAGGCGAGAACGACGAAATCCTGGTGAAGACCTACCAAGATGATTTCGATAAGCAGAATGGTGTCCGTGCGTACAAGCATTATCAAGATACCCAACAATGCAAGGACGCAGAGAAGAAAAGCGATGCCGATTGGAGTTACTGGCAACTCCATCATTGCCTGCTCGCGGATCTGAGCGGCTACAACCAACACGATATCCGCATTGCCGACTATCTGATTGATGCTGGAAAAATCTGGATGGATCACGGCGTTCAGGACTTCCGCCTCGACGCGGTCAAGTTCCCCTTTCCCGACTTCATCTCGAAATTCACCCACGAGATGATCGAACATGCAGGAGACATAAATAGGCGTACGCCGCCCTACATTGTTGGAGAGTGGTCAGGAGGCGGAGTCGGCGACCAGAGGTCCCTCGCTTTCGCAAACGATTATGACTACTTCCGGACCAACATTCTGGACTTCACGCTGTCTCTGGCACTGAATCGGTTCATCGGCGGAAGCTACGAGTATTCGAGTGAAGTGTTCGATGGGGTGATGCTGAACGATCTATTGAAGGAGCGAGTGACAGCCTTCGAAGGCCGGGATACCTGGCAGGGGACTTTCATCGACAATCACGACCAGATTCGAACCATGGTGCGGCTGGACAAGATCGGAATCTGCAGCGAAGCCGAACGGGAAAGGAGGATGGACCTCGCAACGGTGCTCCTGATGACGGTGCGGGGTATCCCAATCATCTATTATGGCGATGAGCAGTATCTCGCCAACTACGATCTCTATGAGCAGAATGGACACTCCTACAGCAAGGAGTCGATCAATGCTTTTGGTGACGATCCATTCAATCGCCCAGGGATGAAGAGTTGGGAAGAAGACACGTCGGCGTTCCAGATTATCAAGATCTTAGCCGCATTGCGAAAGGCAAGTCCCGCCATCTGGAAGGGCGCCTATATCCCCTTATATGCCAGCGCCGATGTCCTGGTCTTCGAACGGAAGGAACAGAACGATTGCGTGCTCGTCGCGGTTAATCGCGGCGGCGCGAAGGACATCACCGTACCTTCCGGCTGCGGCCTGGCACCGGGTCGGCAATACGGGCTGCTCGAAAGGGCAAATAAGAATAATCAGAAGAGCTATGTGGACATCAATTCGGGCTCATCGTATATACACCTGGGTGAGTTGAGTTCCCTGGTGCTCTCGTCAAAGTAG
- the efp gene encoding elongation factor P, producing MAIPATQMRPGMIIKHNNELHAVFAVEHRTPGNLRAFIQAKLRNLRTGAMFEHRFRSPDPIERVVVDEVPMEFLYADGDDYYFMNPQDYEQTTLKQSTLGDAVEYLTPNLQIKVSYFDGIPVGIELPGTVEMTVVETEPGIKSATASSVTKPAKTETGLVVQVPPFINEGEKIRVDTAEGAYLSRA from the coding sequence ATGGCGATTCCCGCCACCCAGATGCGTCCGGGCATGATTATCAAGCACAATAATGAACTTCACGCGGTCTTTGCCGTCGAGCATCGCACCCCCGGCAACCTTCGCGCCTTTATTCAGGCGAAGCTGCGTAATCTGCGCACCGGCGCGATGTTTGAGCACCGCTTTCGCTCCCCGGACCCGATCGAGCGCGTCGTAGTCGACGAAGTTCCGATGGAGTTTCTCTACGCGGACGGCGACGATTACTACTTCATGAATCCGCAGGATTACGAGCAGACGACGTTGAAGCAATCCACGCTAGGGGATGCAGTCGAGTACCTCACTCCAAATCTTCAGATTAAGGTTTCGTACTTCGACGGAATTCCGGTCGGCATCGAGCTCCCGGGCACGGTCGAGATGACGGTGGTCGAGACGGAACCCGGCATCAAGTCGGCGACCGCCTCGTCAGTGACCAAGCCGGCAAAGACCGAGACCGGGCTGGTCGTACAGGTGCCACCGTTCATCAACGAGGGGGAGAAGATCAGGGTAGATACGGCTGAAGGCGCTTATCTAAGCAGAGCGTGA